The Mucilaginibacter mallensis genome has a segment encoding these proteins:
- the lepB gene encoding signal peptidase I: protein MNWKFWNRKTKSKTAPKKKKSKTREWADAIIFAVIAATIIRSFFVEAYTIPTPSMERSLLVGDFLFVSKLNYGPRVPMTPIAFPFAHHTMPLLGTKAYWDGIELPYYRLPGFSDVKKGDVVVFNYPMDADSPYYRPVDKRENYIKRCQGGPGDTLSVVDAQVYVNGKAMPNPPGEQIDYTYSTIGQDLNPQVASDLNISYYDPNNLGAPTMTAASASVLKGYSNVKNLTPRLEQKGVIDPFNPVYPRKYPKYSIGDKFPLFKWNVDNYGPIIIPKKGWTVTLDSLTFPVYGRAIEIYEHNKVSVSGNDILINGVKTNTYTFKMNYYWMMGDNRHDSEDSRYWGFVPEDHIVGKALFIWMSWDDNASFFGKIRWSRLFNIIH, encoded by the coding sequence ATGAACTGGAAATTCTGGAACAGAAAAACTAAGAGCAAAACTGCCCCTAAAAAGAAGAAGAGCAAGACCCGTGAGTGGGCAGATGCCATAATTTTTGCCGTAATAGCAGCTACCATCATCCGTTCATTTTTTGTTGAGGCTTATACCATACCTACACCATCAATGGAAAGATCATTACTGGTGGGTGATTTTCTATTTGTCAGCAAGTTGAATTATGGTCCGCGTGTACCCATGACGCCTATCGCTTTCCCGTTTGCGCACCATACCATGCCGCTTTTGGGCACCAAGGCATATTGGGATGGCATTGAACTACCCTATTACCGTTTACCCGGCTTTAGCGATGTTAAAAAAGGCGATGTAGTGGTATTTAACTACCCAATGGATGCCGATTCGCCGTATTACCGCCCGGTTGATAAACGCGAAAACTATATTAAACGCTGCCAGGGTGGCCCCGGCGATACCCTGAGTGTTGTTGATGCCCAGGTTTATGTAAATGGCAAAGCTATGCCAAACCCTCCGGGCGAGCAGATAGATTATACTTACTCTACCATAGGGCAGGACCTTAACCCACAGGTAGCCAGCGATCTTAATATATCTTATTATGATCCAAATAATCTTGGCGCCCCTACTATGACCGCGGCATCGGCAAGTGTGTTAAAAGGTTACTCCAACGTAAAAAACTTAACACCAAGATTAGAGCAAAAGGGTGTGATTGATCCCTTTAACCCGGTTTACCCGCGCAAATATCCAAAGTATTCAATAGGTGATAAATTCCCGCTGTTTAAATGGAACGTAGATAATTACGGCCCTATCATTATCCCTAAAAAGGGCTGGACAGTTACCTTAGATAGCCTTACTTTCCCGGTATATGGCCGCGCTATTGAAATATATGAGCACAATAAGGTCAGCGTATCAGGTAATGATATTTTAATCAATGGTGTAAAAACCAACACTTATACCTTTAAAATGAACTACTACTGGATGATGGGCGATAACCGCCATGATTCAGAAGATTCACGCTATTGGGGGTTTGTACCAGAAGACCATATTGTAGGCAAAGCATTATTTATTTGGATGAGCTGGGATGATAATGCATCGTTCTTTGGCAAAATACGCTGGAGCAGGTTATTCAATATCATACATTAG
- a CDS encoding ABC transporter permease: MNTSVYIAKRYLFSRKKMNAINIISGISMLGVFIGSAALIIILSVFNGFEKVILNLYSNFTPEIKVETRFGKTFNPNTAYFNELKKDPKIFSYTEVLQEKALLKYGSKTFIGTIKGVSDDFLKNRKLDSTIEDGSFTLKAEGQNYAVIGGTIAGTLSVNINDEQTPLQVYAPNRNSMGGTNPLNEFIVRDIMPSGVFSIQQDFDDIMVTPMVFARDLLDQPTNVSSIEINYKNLRDVDAAQQAIIDHIGKNFTVKNRIQQNTELYKTLNYERWFIFMILVFVLIIAIFNIIGSLTMLVIDKRKDIAILSSLGAGKKLIQGIFFFEGMMISVIGCVTGIVVGLIFCLLQQHYGFVKMGGQMEVIDAYPVQIRVSDFGLVFLTVGIIAVIASGISARLSIKGLDEIKHDL; the protein is encoded by the coding sequence TTGAATACTTCTGTTTACATAGCCAAACGGTATCTCTTTTCGCGCAAAAAGATGAACGCCATTAATATCATCTCGGGCATATCCATGCTGGGGGTGTTTATTGGCAGTGCGGCGCTGATCATTATCCTGTCGGTATTCAATGGCTTTGAAAAGGTGATCCTGAACCTGTACAGCAATTTTACGCCCGAGATTAAGGTGGAAACGCGCTTCGGTAAAACATTCAACCCCAACACAGCCTACTTTAACGAGCTGAAAAAAGATCCTAAGATATTTTCCTACACCGAAGTATTGCAGGAAAAGGCCCTTTTAAAATATGGTAGCAAAACGTTTATCGGCACTATAAAAGGTGTTAGCGACGATTTTTTGAAGAACCGCAAACTCGATAGCACTATTGAGGATGGCTCCTTCACCCTAAAGGCTGAAGGGCAAAATTATGCCGTTATTGGTGGCACTATAGCAGGCACGCTGTCGGTAAATATTAATGACGAGCAAACGCCATTGCAGGTATACGCCCCCAACCGCAATAGCATGGGCGGCACCAACCCGCTCAACGAATTTATAGTGCGTGATATTATGCCCTCGGGCGTGTTTAGTATTCAGCAGGATTTTGACGACATTATGGTCACCCCTATGGTTTTTGCCCGTGATCTGCTGGATCAGCCAACGAATGTATCTTCTATCGAGATCAACTATAAAAACCTACGGGATGTTGACGCGGCACAGCAGGCTATTATAGATCATATTGGTAAAAACTTCACGGTTAAAAACCGCATACAGCAAAACACCGAGTTGTACAAAACATTAAATTATGAGCGCTGGTTCATCTTCATGATCCTGGTTTTTGTGCTCATCATAGCCATATTCAACATCATTGGCTCGCTTACCATGCTGGTGATTGATAAGCGTAAGGATATCGCCATACTATCAAGTTTAGGCGCAGGTAAAAAGCTGATACAGGGCATCTTCTTTTTTGAGGGGATGATGATCTCGGTTATTGGCTGCGTGACGGGTATTGTTGTGGGTTTAATATTCTGCCTTTTACAACAGCATTACGGTTTCGTAAAAATGGGCGGACAAATGGAGGTAATAGATGCTTACCCGGTACAGATCAGGGTATCGGACTTTGGGCTGGTATTTTTAACCGTCGGTATTATAGCGGTAATTGCTTCAGGCATTAGCGCCCGGCTAAGCATTAAAGGGCTTGATGAAATAAAGCATGATTTATAG
- a CDS encoding peptidoglycan DD-metalloendopeptidase family protein, giving the protein MDASARLSAWLKDHPQTISKVVDIDTDTDRLLKLELTSANKELSIDILDNTDRFCAWVNQKLADNNCRYGIGGYMELRTIYDNRTQFDTTGEERRNLHLGVDIWGDAGTPVYAPLAGTIHSFQDNDNFGDYGPTIILTHNLDGLTLYSLYGHLSRTNLVGLTVGQRIESGQQIANLGEVHENGNWPPHLHFQLMLDMEGKAGDYFGACKKSEKDKYLQNIPDPDILLRFSNGIILTTLSS; this is encoded by the coding sequence ATGGATGCATCCGCCCGTTTATCGGCCTGGCTTAAAGATCACCCGCAAACAATTAGCAAGGTTGTTGATATTGATACCGATACCGACCGCCTGCTGAAGCTTGAACTTACATCAGCCAACAAAGAACTAAGTATCGATATCCTTGATAATACCGATAGGTTTTGTGCCTGGGTAAACCAAAAACTGGCCGACAATAATTGCCGCTATGGCATTGGCGGTTATATGGAGTTGCGTACCATTTACGATAACCGTACACAATTTGATACCACCGGCGAAGAACGCCGCAACCTGCATTTAGGGGTTGATATTTGGGGCGATGCAGGAACGCCGGTTTATGCACCACTAGCAGGCACCATCCACAGTTTTCAGGACAATGATAATTTCGGTGATTATGGGCCGACTATCATTCTCACCCATAACCTCGACGGATTAACGCTATACAGCCTGTACGGGCACCTGAGTCGCACTAATTTGGTTGGATTAACCGTTGGGCAACGAATTGAATCGGGGCAACAGATTGCTAATTTAGGTGAAGTTCATGAGAATGGTAACTGGCCGCCACATCTCCATTTTCAACTCATGTTGGACATGGAGGGTAAGGCCGGTGACTATTTCGGCGCCTGTAAAAAATCAGAAAAAGATAAGTACCTGCAAAATATTCCTGACCCGGATATTTTGTTAAGATTCTCTAATGGAATTATTTTAACCACCTTGTCATCCTGA
- a CDS encoding NADPH-dependent FMN reductase translates to MITIISSTNRPGSTTFKVAQYYHKRMHQMGAEAGLLSLMQLPPNLLETDLFGKRSEAFKPIQDIITQTDKFLFVIPEYNGSFPGVLKVFIDACDFPESFYEKKAALVGVSAGKYGNIRGIDHFTGVCHYINLHVMPLKLHIANIKTELDESGSFFKEDTLRFTDEQIEKFIAF, encoded by the coding sequence ATGATCACCATAATCTCATCAACCAACAGGCCCGGAAGCACAACGTTTAAAGTGGCGCAATATTACCATAAAAGAATGCACCAAATGGGTGCTGAAGCTGGTTTGCTATCATTAATGCAGCTGCCGCCAAATTTATTGGAGACCGATTTGTTTGGCAAACGCAGCGAAGCATTTAAGCCTATACAGGATATTATTACCCAAACCGATAAGTTTTTATTTGTAATACCTGAGTATAACGGCAGTTTCCCCGGCGTGTTAAAAGTGTTTATTGATGCCTGTGATTTTCCCGAAAGCTTTTATGAAAAAAAGGCTGCCCTGGTAGGTGTATCAGCAGGCAAATATGGCAATATACGCGGTATCGACCATTTTACAGGGGTTTGCCATTACATAAACTTGCATGTAATGCCGTTAAAGTTGCACATAGCCAATATTAAAACCGAGCTGGATGAGAGCGGCAGCTTTTTTAAAGAGGATACTCTTCGTTTTACTGATGAGCAGATAGAGAAATTCATCGCTTTCTGA
- a CDS encoding ParA family protein, whose protein sequence is MSKIIALANQKGGVGKTTSSINLAASLAVLEYRTLLVDADPQANSTSGIGFDPRNIKNSIYECIINDIDPHDAIQHTDTPNLDLLPAHIDLVGAEIEMINLENREFKMKHVLNSLRDEYDFIIIDCSPSLGLITINALTAADSVIIPVQCEYFALEGLGKLLNTIKIVQSRLNTELKIEGILLTMYDVRLRLSNQVVEEVKTHFEDMVFDTIIQRNTRLSEAPSFGVSVIMHDATCKGAINYLNLAREIIRKNGLVVDETTATIETA, encoded by the coding sequence ATGAGTAAAATAATTGCTTTAGCCAACCAAAAAGGTGGCGTAGGAAAAACTACATCATCCATAAATCTGGCTGCAAGTTTAGCCGTATTGGAATACCGTACGCTGCTTGTTGATGCTGATCCGCAGGCCAATTCAACATCAGGCATCGGGTTTGATCCACGCAATATTAAGAATAGCATTTACGAATGTATAATTAATGATATTGACCCGCACGATGCCATACAGCATACGGATACCCCAAATCTTGACTTGCTGCCTGCCCACATCGATCTGGTAGGTGCCGAGATAGAGATGATAAACCTGGAGAACCGCGAGTTTAAAATGAAGCATGTGCTCAACAGCTTACGCGATGAGTACGACTTTATTATAATTGACTGCTCGCCATCACTGGGCCTTATCACCATAAACGCTTTAACCGCTGCCGATTCGGTAATTATACCGGTACAGTGCGAGTATTTTGCGTTGGAGGGTTTGGGCAAGTTGCTGAATACCATAAAAATTGTACAGTCGCGCTTAAATACCGAGCTTAAAATCGAGGGCATTTTATTAACCATGTATGATGTGCGCCTGCGCCTGTCAAACCAGGTGGTTGAGGAAGTGAAAACGCATTTTGAAGACATGGTATTTGATACCATTATACAACGCAATACAAGGTTAAGCGAAGCGCCAAGCTTTGGTGTATCAGTAATTATGCACGATGCCACTTGCAAGGGCGCCATAAATTACCTTAACCTTGCACGCGAAATTATACGTAAAAACGGTTTGGTTGTAGATGAAACCACCGCAACTATAGAAACAGCATAA
- a CDS encoding DUF5683 domain-containing protein, translating into MCKHLLIIILLTGFAFSAMAQKPQTDTIRNKKDSLNMKRDSATSKRFIPKVTKEEKKYHPDSLHDPHKAVVRSLMIPGWGQLYNNQWWKVPIIYAGLGLLVDVVIFNQRQYGPLLIVARYYERGQTPGTKDPQYALYTAYVNAGIPAQTVYDEVNGYIRNRDLGILGFMAAWGIQAVDAYIDAKFKHSYTMDTDFSFNIQPTIINQQNFAMQGFNGPVIPGLKLTFVLK; encoded by the coding sequence ATGTGTAAACACCTGCTTATAATCATCCTGTTAACGGGCTTTGCTTTTTCAGCAATGGCGCAAAAACCCCAAACAGATACCATAAGAAATAAAAAGGACAGCCTGAACATGAAGCGCGATTCGGCTACTTCGAAGCGCTTTATACCCAAAGTAACCAAAGAAGAAAAAAAGTATCACCCCGATAGTTTGCATGATCCGCATAAAGCTGTAGTGCGCTCTTTAATGATACCCGGCTGGGGCCAGCTATACAATAACCAATGGTGGAAAGTGCCCATTATATATGCCGGCCTGGGCCTGTTGGTTGATGTGGTAATATTTAACCAACGCCAGTACGGGCCACTCTTAATTGTGGCGCGTTACTATGAACGGGGACAAACGCCCGGCACAAAGGACCCTCAATATGCTTTGTATACGGCTTACGTTAATGCCGGTATACCTGCCCAAACCGTATATGACGAGGTTAACGGCTATATACGCAACCGCGACCTGGGTATATTAGGCTTTATGGCTGCCTGGGGAATACAAGCGGTTGATGCCTATATTGATGCCAAATTTAAGCACTCCTATACTATGGATACTGACTTCTCATTCAACATCCAGCCTACTATAATTAACCAGCAGAACTTTGCAATGCAGGGCTTTAACGGACCTGTTATTCCGGGGTTAAAGCTCACCTTTGTGCTTAAATAA
- a CDS encoding ParB/RepB/Spo0J family partition protein: MSNEKRNALGKGLSALLNDSASVMPDKNSAVSAPAEVNSMGSVNEIKIAEIEVNPFQPRTEFDQQALSELSDSIKLQGLIQPITVRRINAHSYQLISGERRLRASKLAGLTQIPAYVRTANDQQMLEMALIENIQRENLNAMEVALSFQRMIEECSLKQEELGDRVSKNRSTVTNYLRLLKLPPAIQASIRDGQISMGHARALISVEDPAKQLFIHQHIIKDGLSVRKVEELVREIQKAPVKKEGKQPEPMSYSLQKIEDDLASKFSTRVKLKVGSQGKGMIEIPFLSEDDLGRILEMLDW, translated from the coding sequence ATGAGTAATGAAAAACGAAACGCCCTTGGAAAAGGGTTAAGCGCCCTGTTGAATGATTCTGCTAGTGTAATGCCCGATAAGAACAGCGCTGTTTCTGCTCCTGCCGAAGTAAATAGCATGGGCTCTGTGAACGAGATAAAGATTGCTGAGATTGAGGTTAACCCTTTTCAACCCCGTACCGAGTTTGACCAGCAGGCATTAAGCGAGCTATCCGACTCCATAAAATTACAGGGGTTGATACAACCTATAACTGTAAGGCGTATAAATGCGCACAGCTACCAGCTTATATCGGGCGAACGCCGTTTGCGCGCCTCAAAACTGGCCGGTTTAACGCAAATACCTGCTTATGTACGTACCGCCAATGACCAGCAAATGCTGGAAATGGCGCTGATAGAGAACATACAGCGTGAAAACCTTAACGCTATGGAGGTAGCCTTAAGCTTTCAGCGGATGATAGAGGAGTGCAGCCTTAAACAGGAGGAGCTTGGTGATCGCGTAAGCAAAAACCGTTCAACCGTAACCAATTATTTAAGGTTATTAAAGCTGCCGCCCGCTATACAAGCATCCATCCGTGATGGGCAGATCAGCATGGGCCACGCACGCGCGCTCATATCTGTTGAGGATCCTGCAAAACAATTATTTATACATCAGCATATTATAAAGGATGGTTTATCCGTTCGTAAGGTTGAAGAACTGGTACGTGAAATACAAAAGGCACCGGTAAAAAAAGAGGGCAAACAGCCCGAACCCATGTCGTACTCGCTGCAAAAGATAGAGGATGATCTGGCTTCAAAATTTAGTACAAGAGTAAAGCTCAAAGTTGGCAGCCAGGGAAAAGGTATGATAGAAATACCTTTTTTATCGGAAGACGACCTTGGGCGGATCCTTGAAATGTTGGATTGGTAA
- a CDS encoding MBL fold metallo-hydrolase, whose product MLQVFNNNPYQENTYILYDETGECAIIDPGMYTAAEQNAVVNFIRDNKLTPVLLLNTHCHIDHVLGNKFVFDQYGLKPQFNIGEQEIMDAVVAYAPAMGFRYDPSPLPEVYLPETGTVSFGNTTLELIFAPGHSPAHLCFYNRADNILVGGDVLFRGSIGRSDLPGGNHALLIKNIEEKLFTLPGDCTVYPGHGPETTIAYEKETNPFF is encoded by the coding sequence ATGTTACAAGTTTTCAATAACAACCCATACCAGGAGAATACCTATATACTATACGATGAAACCGGCGAGTGCGCTATTATCGACCCGGGGATGTATACGGCTGCGGAGCAAAACGCGGTGGTGAATTTCATTCGCGATAATAAACTTACGCCTGTGCTGCTGCTCAATACGCATTGCCATATCGATCATGTGCTGGGCAATAAGTTTGTGTTCGATCAGTATGGCCTTAAGCCGCAGTTCAACATCGGCGAGCAGGAGATTATGGACGCGGTTGTGGCCTATGCCCCGGCAATGGGTTTCCGTTATGATCCTTCACCTCTGCCCGAAGTGTATTTGCCCGAAACAGGTACCGTTAGCTTTGGTAATACCACGCTGGAACTGATCTTCGCTCCGGGCCATTCGCCTGCGCACCTGTGCTTTTATAATCGTGCCGATAATATACTGGTGGGTGGCGATGTGTTGTTCCGCGGCAGCATTGGCCGCAGCGACCTGCCGGGCGGTAACCATGCCCTGCTCATCAAAAACATCGAGGAAAAGCTGTTCACCCTGCCGGGCGACTGCACGGTATACCCCGGTCATGGCCCCGAAACTACGATCGCTTATGAGAAGGAAACCAATCCCTTTTTCTAA
- the lepB gene encoding signal peptidase I: MNWKFWRRKSKPKTRKRKSGKREWVDAIIFALIAALIIRVFFMEAFVIPSGSMEGTLLVGDYLFVSKVSYGARTPITPVSYPFAQHTMPLLGTKAYWSGLQLPYYRLPGLGHVKRGDVIVFNYPMDIDSPLCRPIDKQENYIKRCEGIAGDTLSILNAQVYINNKPEPNPVNYQPSYLVHTEVTGIDPKVIKELGITIRQQITPEDIELLMTPQAAEHLKGNPIVKSIHQYYQLRGVYDPDIFPHDPRLRWNVDNYGPIIIPKKGWTVKLDSMNFPVYRRAIQIYENNKVELIGNDILINGKKTDTYTFKMDYYWMMGDNRHNSEDSRFWGFVPEDHIVGKALFTWMSVDSSKSFLQNIRWNRIFRGIN; encoded by the coding sequence ATGAACTGGAAATTCTGGAGAAGGAAAAGTAAACCCAAAACAAGGAAGAGGAAAAGTGGGAAAAGGGAATGGGTTGATGCCATAATTTTCGCTCTAATTGCAGCACTAATTATCCGGGTATTTTTTATGGAGGCTTTCGTTATCCCCAGCGGGTCAATGGAAGGCACACTACTAGTGGGCGATTACCTGTTTGTAAGCAAGGTTAGCTATGGCGCACGCACGCCCATAACGCCTGTATCATACCCGTTTGCACAGCATACCATGCCACTTTTGGGCACCAAAGCTTATTGGAGCGGCTTGCAGTTGCCTTATTACCGCTTACCGGGCCTTGGCCATGTTAAAAGGGGTGATGTAATTGTGTTTAACTATCCCATGGATATTGATTCGCCGCTGTGCAGGCCTATTGATAAGCAGGAAAACTACATAAAGCGCTGCGAGGGCATTGCTGGTGACACCCTATCCATACTGAACGCCCAGGTTTACATCAACAATAAGCCAGAACCCAACCCGGTAAACTATCAACCATCCTATTTGGTACATACCGAAGTGACGGGCATCGATCCGAAAGTTATAAAGGAATTGGGCATTACCATCAGGCAACAAATCACCCCCGAAGATATAGAACTGTTGATGACACCACAGGCTGCTGAACATTTAAAGGGCAATCCGATAGTAAAGAGCATTCATCAATATTATCAGCTAAGGGGTGTTTATGATCCCGATATTTTTCCGCATGATCCACGCCTGAGATGGAACGTGGATAATTACGGCCCTATCATCATCCCTAAAAAGGGCTGGACTGTAAAACTCGACAGTATGAATTTCCCGGTTTACCGCCGTGCCATACAGATTTATGAAAACAATAAGGTAGAGCTAATTGGTAATGACATCCTCATCAACGGCAAAAAAACCGATACTTATACCTTTAAAATGGATTATTACTGGATGATGGGCGATAATCGCCATAACTCCGAAGATTCCCGCTTTTGGGGCTTTGTACCCGAAGATCATATTGTGGGCAAGGCTTTGTTTACGTGGATGAGTGTGGACAGCAGTAAATCATTCTTACAAAATATCCGCTGGAACAGGATTTTCAGGGGGATAAATTAA
- the rbfA gene encoding 30S ribosome-binding factor RbfA has product MESKRQQKFAGVIQQDLATIFQREGNNYLPNTMVTITKVRVTPDLAIARIFLSFFNSTNNQLALQTIKLHSSEIRYKLGARIKDQVRIIPQLEFFIDDTSEYVERMDKIFDKISKEERQKDVEE; this is encoded by the coding sequence ATGGAATCGAAACGTCAGCAAAAATTCGCCGGAGTAATTCAACAGGACCTGGCAACTATATTTCAGCGCGAAGGAAACAACTACCTGCCCAATACAATGGTAACCATCACAAAAGTTAGGGTAACACCCGATCTGGCCATTGCACGCATATTCCTGAGCTTTTTTAACAGTACCAATAACCAGCTGGCTTTACAAACCATAAAACTGCATTCCTCAGAAATACGCTATAAATTGGGCGCACGTATTAAAGACCAGGTACGCATCATCCCTCAACTGGAGTTTTTTATTGATGATACCAGCGAATACGTTGAGCGTATGGATAAGATCTTCGATAAGATCAGCAAAGAGGAACGTCAGAAAGATGTTGAGGAATAG
- the dapB gene encoding 4-hydroxy-tetrahydrodipicolinate reductase, with amino-acid sequence MKIALLGYGKMGKIIEKIAIDRKHEIVLTIDHDNMHELTVENLKKADVAIEFTTPSSVLSNIHKCFEAGIPVVVGTTGWYEHLPALKAQHEPNGSTILYASNFSIGVNIFFHVNKILAKLMNNYPYYEVQVEEIHHTQKLDSPSGTAITIAEGIIENLDAKRDWANILINDNDNTVDDNVKNEQLLIESHRIDSVPGTHTVIYDSEVDTLEFKHTAHNRNGFALGAVLAAEWIKDKKGFHSIQDMFNFSV; translated from the coding sequence ATGAAGATTGCATTATTAGGTTACGGTAAAATGGGTAAAATAATTGAAAAAATAGCCATTGACCGCAAGCACGAAATTGTATTAACTATAGATCATGACAACATGCATGAGCTCACCGTAGAAAATTTAAAAAAGGCCGATGTTGCTATTGAGTTTACTACGCCCTCGTCTGTTTTAAGCAATATACATAAGTGTTTTGAGGCCGGCATACCCGTAGTTGTAGGCACAACAGGCTGGTATGAACATTTACCTGCATTAAAAGCGCAACATGAACCAAATGGCAGCACTATACTTTATGCGTCAAACTTTAGCATTGGCGTAAATATATTCTTCCATGTAAATAAAATACTGGCTAAGCTGATGAACAATTATCCTTACTACGAAGTACAGGTTGAGGAAATTCATCATACCCAAAAACTGGATTCGCCAAGCGGCACTGCCATAACCATCGCCGAAGGTATTATTGAAAATCTGGATGCCAAAAGAGACTGGGCAAACATTTTAATAAACGACAACGACAATACCGTTGATGACAATGTTAAAAATGAGCAATTGCTGATCGAATCACACCGGATTGACAGCGTACCGGGCACACATACGGTAATCTATGATTCAGAAGTGGATACCCTTGAATTTAAGCATACCGCCCATAACCGCAATGGTTTTGCCTTAGGCGCAGTACTTGCTGCCGAGTGGATAAAGGATAAAAAAGGGTTCCACTCCATACAGGACATGTTTAACTTTAGCGTTTAA
- a CDS encoding recombinase family protein, with protein MQSAYLYVRVSTDEQKKTGYSLIEQEARLLQYCEINHLKVKSIFREDYSAKDFNRPEWTKLIKTIKKNKRRPPEKILFLNWDRFSRNIEYAYQTLGILKKLNVRAMAINQPIDIDIPESIVLLAINLSMSEAENSRRGKNCSDGMRRARKMGRWPGKAPVGYINTTGPDGRKFIVPKQPEASHVKWSFEQMAKGIYTMNQVRKMANHNGFHCSRNNFWKVLHNPMYCGIVTVPANKTEDMLLVKGVHAPLISENLFSKVQCLNSIKQRDRSKKISQNHLFPLRGFLICPYCSRRFLGSFSQGKTSKYGYYHCSTSRCKGRFRADKLDKAYEEHLKKIHLRSETYDLFSLILQDENIFSVRKAHMDSSKAITDDIYKQEMLLAKSRHLLVTGKIDDEDFDCLKQDYKQNINSLNERLNLVTAILTESDSNQTEWMYTASNVFQSYKHQDIYGKRFMIDLLKPSSINLSERNIDSIIINKALSKIFDYKTYNS; from the coding sequence ATGCAATCAGCCTATTTATATGTCCGCGTTAGTACGGATGAACAAAAAAAGACGGGATATTCTCTTATTGAACAGGAAGCGCGTTTGCTCCAATATTGTGAAATAAATCATCTCAAAGTCAAAAGCATATTCCGGGAAGATTACTCCGCCAAGGATTTTAACCGGCCCGAATGGACCAAACTTATTAAGACAATTAAGAAAAACAAGCGACGGCCTCCGGAAAAAATTTTGTTTCTTAATTGGGACCGTTTTAGTCGAAATATTGAATACGCCTATCAAACACTTGGGATTTTGAAGAAGCTCAATGTGCGTGCTATGGCTATTAATCAGCCAATTGATATTGATATTCCGGAAAGTATCGTTTTGCTGGCAATAAATTTATCTATGTCCGAGGCAGAGAATAGCAGGAGAGGAAAGAATTGTTCTGATGGTATGCGAAGAGCCAGGAAAATGGGCCGTTGGCCTGGTAAAGCACCAGTAGGTTATATTAATACTACTGGTCCTGACGGAAGAAAATTTATTGTTCCAAAGCAACCGGAAGCCAGTCATGTTAAATGGTCATTTGAGCAAATGGCGAAAGGTATTTATACCATGAACCAGGTTAGAAAAATGGCAAACCACAACGGCTTTCATTGCAGCAGAAATAATTTTTGGAAAGTTCTGCATAATCCAATGTATTGTGGTATTGTAACAGTACCGGCAAATAAAACTGAGGATATGCTATTGGTTAAAGGCGTTCATGCCCCTCTTATCTCTGAAAATCTATTCAGCAAAGTTCAATGTCTCAATAGTATAAAGCAGCGGGATAGATCAAAAAAGATAAGTCAAAATCATTTGTTTCCATTACGTGGATTTTTGATATGTCCATATTGCAGCCGGCGTTTCTTAGGAAGCTTTTCTCAAGGTAAAACTTCAAAATATGGTTATTACCATTGTTCAACATCCAGGTGTAAAGGTAGATTTAGAGCTGATAAATTAGATAAAGCATATGAAGAACATTTGAAGAAAATTCATCTTCGTTCTGAAACCTATGATTTGTTTAGCCTAATACTGCAAGATGAAAATATCTTTTCAGTGCGAAAGGCTCACATGGATAGTAGTAAAGCAATCACCGACGATATTTACAAGCAGGAGATGTTGCTGGCAAAATCAAGGCATTTGCTGGTTACGGGAAAAATCGATGATGAGGATTTTGATTGTTTAAAACAGGATTATAAACAAAATATAAATAGCTTAAATGAACGGCTAAATCTAGTTACTGCAATATTAACTGAGAGTGATAGTAACCAAACCGAATGGATGTATACAGCCTCAAACGTTTTTCAATCTTATAAACATCAGGACATTTACGGCAAACGATTTATGATCGACCTTCTTAAGCCATCCTCCATAAATTTAAGTGAAAGAAATATTGATAGTATTATTATCAATAAAGCCCTTTCTAAAATTTTCGACTATAAAACTTACAATTCGTAA